Proteins from a genomic interval of Candidatus Binataceae bacterium:
- a CDS encoding carbon-nitrogen hydrolase, whose protein sequence is MAREKDILSVGLIQMACDPEPRVNLAKAIARIEEAAKRGAEIVCTQELFASHYMCQVEDPALFDLAEQIPGPTTEMLGSIALARKITIVASLFEKRAPGVYHNTSVVIGPDGKIVGRYRKMHIPDDPRYYEKFYFTPGDLDFVAHPTPHGPIGVLVCWDQWFPEAARLTAMAGAQILFYPTAIGWWHGEPREVRPKQQNAWETIQRSHAIANGVYVAAVNRVAVEGELEFWGHSFVADPFGEVIACASTTDEETLVVQCDLKKIEYTRRNWPFLRDRRIDAYGDLTRRYRS, encoded by the coding sequence ATGGCTCGTGAAAAGGACATTCTCTCTGTCGGGCTCATCCAGATGGCTTGCGATCCTGAGCCGCGCGTCAATCTCGCCAAGGCCATCGCGCGGATCGAGGAAGCCGCCAAGCGCGGCGCCGAGATCGTATGCACGCAGGAACTCTTCGCCTCGCATTACATGTGTCAGGTCGAGGATCCGGCGCTGTTCGATCTCGCCGAGCAGATTCCCGGCCCGACCACCGAGATGCTGGGATCGATCGCGCTCGCGCGCAAGATCACGATCGTCGCCTCGCTCTTCGAAAAGCGCGCCCCCGGCGTTTACCACAACACCTCGGTCGTAATCGGTCCGGACGGCAAGATCGTGGGGCGCTACCGCAAGATGCATATCCCCGACGATCCGCGATACTACGAAAAGTTTTATTTCACGCCCGGCGATCTCGACTTCGTGGCGCATCCGACGCCGCACGGGCCGATCGGCGTCCTCGTGTGCTGGGACCAATGGTTCCCCGAGGCGGCGCGGCTGACCGCGATGGCCGGCGCGCAGATCCTTTTTTATCCGACCGCTATCGGATGGTGGCACGGCGAGCCCAGGGAAGTGCGGCCCAAGCAGCAGAACGCATGGGAGACGATCCAGCGCAGCCACGCGATCGCCAACGGTGTCTACGTCGCCGCGGTGAATCGCGTCGCCGTCGAAGGCGAGCTCGAATTCTGGGGCCACTCCTTCGTGGCGGATCCGTTCGGCGAAGTGATCGCGTGCGCGAGCACCACCGACGAAGAGACGCTGGTCGTCCAATGCGATCTAAAGAAGATCGAGTACACGCGGCGCAACTGGCCGTTCCTGCGCGACCGCCGAATCGATGCCTACGGCGACCTCACGCGGCGCTATCGTTCATAA